A segment of the Methanocalculus alkaliphilus genome:
ACGTCTCAACGACCAGATCCTCATACAATTGTCAGAACCACACGTCCTATCAGGTGACCCTATGAAGAAGACCCAGTATATAACAGATATCAGTGATGGAACGCCGGTTGAGACTCTCTTCCTCCTTGAAAGCATTGAAGAGAAGAAGAAGCGGCAGGACGGGAAGTATCTCCATGCCATCCTCTCGGATAAGACCGGGAAGATACCATGCAAGATCTGGGGGCTTGCATCCCAGACCACAGAAGAGATCGAGGCGCTCTGCCGGAGCCTTCAGCCGGGAGAGGTCTACCGGATCAGGGGAACTGCAAAGGTCTACAACGGCGACTGCGAGGTGAATGTCAATGAGGGTGTGCTGGAACTCGCCGCCCCGGTTGCCATCCCGGCATCTGAAAAAGGGGAGTTCATCTATTCGCCGGTGGATATCAAAGAGACGGCAAAAGAGATACAGACCCTCGCCGGATCGATCAGAAACGGAGGTCTCCGGATGACCGTTGCCCTCGCCCTGATGGAGGCCGGTGGCTTCTATGAGAAGCCTGCTGCAAAGAAACGCCACCATGACTATGCAGGAGGGCTTGCTGAACATACCCTCGAGACCACAAAGATCGCCGTTGCCATGGTCGATGCGCAGAAGAGCTTCAACCTGGATCGTGACCTGGTCATCGCAGGAGCCCTCCTCCATGATATCGGCAAGGCACTCTCATTTGAAGAGAAAGGTATCGGGTTTTCCGCCCGCCCCGAGTACGATCTCATCGGCCACATCCCGCTTGGGATCACCCTCCTCGAGCGGTTCAGGGACTTCTGCGATGAGGCAACCTTCCTTCATCTTCTCCATATTGTCCAGTCACATCATGGCGACCATGGCGATGTGGCCCCACGGACCTCGGAGGCATGGGCGGTTCACCTTGCTGACATCTCGAGTGCGACACTCCGCGAGACCGCAGATGATATCGCAGGGCTTGCCCGGGGCGAAGGGAAGTGGCGCGGAGAGAAGGGTGGAAGGCCGGTGTACAGGATATAGGGTTTCTTCTGTCAAAGACAGAAAAGAATAATGTAAGAACCCGGATGTGAGGTGGGGCGAAGGTACGATATATAGCATCACATTCAATGCTAAATTCTATATAACACAAGGCACCATATGACATACATGAGCCCTCTGGAAGATATTCGATCAGTCACGGATCTGAAACGCCACACCCGTGAAATTCTTGATCACCTCCATGCAACCGGCCGGCCTGTTATCCTTACTGTTAATGGGAGGGCTGATTCCATCCTGCTTGACATAAAGGTATATGAAAAATACCTTGAAGCAGCGAATCTCGCTCGATTGCTTGTTCCGGCAGAAAAAGACGTAGAGAACGGGGATACACGCTCGGCCAGTGATTTTATCCGTGAGTTCAAACGTGAAAAGCAGATATCAGGTTGAGATCACTACCGTTGCTGAACGGGATATTGAGGAGATCTGGGATTATATCTCAAGCGACAACACAGAAAGAGCAACAGCGTTTATTGTACATCTTGAAGAGATTATAGCAGGGCTTGGTACCCTTCCCCTGCGCTGTTCACCCGTAACAGAAAACGAACTTCTTGGAACAGCATACCGTCATCTTCTGTATAGTAATTATCGAATCATCTTCAGAGTATCCGGATCAAAAGTGATCATTCTTCGTGTAGTGCATACAGCAAGGTTGCTGGATACACGGTTTTTCAGATAGCCATCATCTCAATCCGGTGAAAGCTGGTGTACCACTGTTCAATCAGGTCAGGTTCCGGACCTGCGACCGTGTGCAGAAATGGTAGAGAAAAAGGCCAAAATAAACAGAGGCATACCCCGACGTCGGAAGCACATGGGTTGTCCCTGATACATCAACACCGCAGGCGACCGGCGTATACGGCCCGACAAAGATCGATCCCGCATGGCCAACCTCATGGAAGAATGCCCTCGGTTCAGCTACCTTGGAGCAAGCTGTGAGGACAGATGGTGGGGAGAAAAGCGGAAAAGAGCTGTGGAGTGGATATCGGAGTTTCTCCCCCAACAAATCTCCTGTTGAACCAGATCTTACCGCGGGATGATCCCGCCTGAAGCACCGGCGAATCTGTAATTAATGATTATTCGGGATATCTGCTTTTATTATATTCAAAAAAGAGTGGATTATCTCTCTTCCTTCTTTTTGATAGAATAATACGCTACACCAATGAGCAGAAGGATGACGACAATGCCAATGATCATATATATCCCCGGGAATCGAGGCCCTTCGTCAGGTACGACGGGCTGCGGTGGAGCCGTTGTGACCGGACCGGGAGTATCTGTCGTCTGAGGAGTTGTTGGTACAACCGTTGCAGATGCCTCAGAGTCAACGAATACGGCGTAGATGCTGAAGTGACTGATCCACGCACTCACTGTTTGGGAGTCCGGGTCAACACTCGTTTCGATATCCTCATAGGACTCTGTCCTTGGATTATACCATTTTATCACCAGGTTTGAAGGATTGTCATCGGCATCTGCCATCAACTCACTCCACTCCTCATCTGTGAAGGTGAAGGTAAGGAGGATTGCCGGAGAGAATGTTGTACCGGCAGGTGAGCCCGAAACCGCATAGCCGGTCCCTGCAATAATGAAGGTTGCATCGACCGAAACATCCGGGATTTCTCCCGACTGTCTTCCCGGTGAGGTATCGATGATCGAAATCGTACCTGCTGATCCACCATCTGCGTTAAGGACTGTAGTTCCCAGGGGTATCTTCAATTGTGCAGAGCCATCAGCGGTTCCAAGATTGTAGTTCTGGAGTACCTGGCCGGCGCTGCTCTGCAGGAAGGAGGTCGATCCAACATTGCTCACAGTCTGTGCAGAGCTCCCGCCACCGCCCGAGGGACGGGGTGTCGGAGTTGGGGCGGGAGTTGGAGTTGTGACAGTGATATACCCCTCCTTCATCGCCGCAGTATATCCCCCGGCATTGTATGCCTGAAGGGTGACATTATAGAGACCGGGGTTATTGTAGGTGTGCAGGGGGTTCTCCAGATATGATCCGGCGGTCTCAAGGCGCCAGGTATCGTTTAACAGAGAATCGCCGTCATCAAAACCCCCCATCAGGACAATACTGCCATCCGGAAGCACAACACTCGTGTGCCAAACCCGGATGGGCCACCCGGCACTCGTATTCACCTCCGTCCAGGTGGCTCCAGCATCAGGGGAACGCCAGACAGCGTTATTCATAGCGCCACCATTCACTTCCATCAGCAGAATACTGCCATCAGGGAGCACCACATTCGTATGTCCAATGCTGCCGATCCATCCGCCACTCTCGTTCACAAGGGTCCACGTGGCTCCACCATCAGGGGAACGCCACGTATCGTTCATCCGATTATCAGCGCTATCCATTCCACCTATCAGCACAATACTGCCATCAGGGAGCAGAACACTCCTGTGGTCCATCCGCTCGATCCACCCGGCAGCGGGATTCAGCTGCGTCCACGTGGCTCCACCATCAGAGGAACGCCAGGTATCATTCATAGGACCCCCAGAACCCGCCCCCCCCATCAGGACAATACTGCCATCCGGGAGCAGAACACTCGTAGGCAGTGACCGGGGACTCCACCCTGCACTGGCATTGACCTGTACCCACGTGGATCCATTATCAGAAGAGCGCCAGGTATCATTCATCACACCCCCAGCATCCATTCCCCCCATCAGCACAACACTGCCATCGGGGAGCACCACACTCGTATGCAGTCCCCGGGCGCTCCACCCTGTACTCTCATTGACCAGCGTCCACGTGGCTCCATTATCATAAGAGCGCCACGTATCGTTCTTATAACCTTCATTATCCATTCCACCCATCAGCAGAATACTGCCATCAGGGAGCACAACACTCGTGTGCCACAGACGACCACTCCACCCTGCACTCTCACTCACCCGTGTCCACGCACCGTCAAAAGCCTCATCGCCGAAATACCATGCCCAGCCGGTTGCGGGGTCGCCGGATGAGGTGTCAGAGAATTGAACCGTAAGCGGGGCAGCACCTGTTCCCGGTGCTGCCGTGAAGTCAGCTGCCGGTGGAGGAATGGTAACCGTGATATATCCCAGCCGTTCGGTTGTGTTACTACCACCTGCGTTTGACGCGTTCAGGCTCACGGTGTATGTCCCCGGGCTCTCATATGTATGCACAGGGTTTGCAGTAGTGTTTGTATACCCATCCCCGAAGTCCCAGAGCCATTCATCTGGACTACCTGTGGACTCGTCGGTGAAGGTCACCTGTAACGGACCCGGGCCCCTCGTCGGGGTGGCGGTGAAGTTCGCTACCGGAGGAGGGGTGGTAACAGTGATGTATCCTTGTTTAATCGTCGCATTCGATCCCCCGGCATTGTATGCCTGAAGGGTGACGTTGTAGACACCAGGATTATTGTAGATATGACCAGGATTCTGCTCATAGGATCCTGCCGTCTCAAGTCGCCAGACATCGTTCTGAAAACTGCCATCCAATCCCCCCATCAGCACAATACTGCCGTCTGGGAGCACAACACTCGTGTGCCCTAATCGCTCGCTCCACCTGGCACTCTCATTCACCTGTGTCCACGTGGCTCCACCATCAGAAGAACGCCATATATCGTTCCTCAGACTAAAAGGGAAACCCGATCCACCCATCTGGACAATACTGCCGTCAGGGAGCAGAACACTCGTGTGCCCAAATCGCCCGTTCCAACCTGCATTTGCATTTACCTGGTTCCACGTGGCTCCACCATCAGGGGAACGCCAGACATCGTTCATCAGATTATCAGCACTATCCGCTCCACCCATCACGACAATACTGCCATCAGGGAGCACAACACTCGTATGAGTGTATCGCTCGCTCCATCCGGCACTCGCACTCACCTGCGTCCATGTGGCTCCACCATCAGGGGAACGCCAGACATCGTTCGTATAAACATCATCATCTGTTCCCCCCATCAGGACAATACTGCCATCAGGGAGCAGCACACTCGTGTGACTATACCGGGCGCTCCACCCTGCACCGGGATTCACCTGGTTCCACGTGGCTCCACCATCCTCGGAACGCC
Coding sequences within it:
- a CDS encoding HD domain-containing protein; the encoded protein is MKKTQYITDISDGTPVETLFLLESIEEKKKRQDGKYLHAILSDKTGKIPCKIWGLASQTTEEIEALCRSLQPGEVYRIRGTAKVYNGDCEVNVNEGVLELAAPVAIPASEKGEFIYSPVDIKETAKEIQTLAGSIRNGGLRMTVALALMEAGGFYEKPAAKKRHHDYAGGLAEHTLETTKIAVAMVDAQKSFNLDRDLVIAGALLHDIGKALSFEEKGIGFSARPEYDLIGHIPLGITLLERFRDFCDEATFLHLLHIVQSHHGDHGDVAPRTSEAWAVHLADISSATLRETADDIAGLARGEGKWRGEKGGRPVYRI
- a CDS encoding type II toxin-antitoxin system Phd/YefM family antitoxin, whose translation is MSPLEDIRSVTDLKRHTREILDHLHATGRPVILTVNGRADSILLDIKVYEKYLEAANLARLLVPAEKDVENGDTRSASDFIREFKREKQISG
- a CDS encoding type II toxin-antitoxin system RelE/ParE family toxin, whose translation is MKSRYQVEITTVAERDIEEIWDYISSDNTERATAFIVHLEEIIAGLGTLPLRCSPVTENELLGTAYRHLLYSNYRIIFRVSGSKVIILRVVHTARLLDTRFFR
- a CDS encoding histidinol dehydrogenase; the encoded protein is MLGEKLRYPLHSSFPLFSPPSVLTACSKVAEPRAFFHEVGHAGSIFVGPYTPVACGVDVSGTTHVLPTSGYASVYFGLFLYHFCTRSQVRNLT
- a CDS encoding kelch repeat-containing protein → MALWLLLLGIICTCLVGGAAAYPIADFSANVTEGDAPLTVQFSDESTGEPATGLAWYFGDEPFDGAWIRVDDTPGWSGRWGQTSVVLPDSSIVLMGGWDAGGRKNDTWRSYDNGSTWTQVNPGAGWSGRAWHTSVILPDGSIVLMGGEADGDIPLNDTWRSEDGGATWNQVNPGAGWSARYSHTSVLLPDGSIVLMGGTDDDVYTNDVWRSPDGGATWTQVSASAGWSERYTHTSVVLPDGSIVVMGGADSADNLMNDVWRSPDGGATWNQVNANAGWNGRFGHTSVLLPDGSIVQMGGSGFPFSLRNDIWRSSDGGATWTQVNESARWSERLGHTSVVLPDGSIVLMGGLDGSFQNDVWRLETAGSYEQNPGHIYNNPGVYNVTLQAYNAGGSNATIKQGYITVTTPPPVANFTATPTRGPGPLQVTFTDESTGSPDEWLWDFGDGYTNTTANPVHTYESPGTYTVSLNASNAGGSNTTERLGYITVTIPPPAADFTAAPGTGAAPLTVQFSDTSSGDPATGWAWYFGDEAFDGAWTRVSESAGWSGRLWHTSVVLPDGSILLMGGMDNEGYKNDTWRSYDNGATWTLVNESTGWSARGLHTSVVLPDGSVVLMGGMDAGGVMNDTWRSSDNGSTWVQVNASAGWSPRSLPTSVLLPDGSIVLMGGAGSGGPMNDTWRSSDGGATWTQLNPAAGWIERMDHRSVLLPDGSIVLIGGMDSADNRMNDTWRSPDGGATWTLVNESGGWIGSIGHTNVVLPDGSILLMEVNGGAMNNAVWRSPDAGATWTEVNTSAGWPIRVWHTSVVLPDGSIVLMGGFDDGDSLLNDTWRLETAGSYLENPLHTYNNPGLYNVTLQAYNAGGYTAAMKEGYITVTTPTPAPTPTPRPSGGGGSSAQTVSNVGSTSFLQSSAGQVLQNYNLGTADGSAQLKIPLGTTVLNADGGSAGTISIIDTSPGRQSGEIPDVSVDATFIIAGTGYAVSGSPAGTTFSPAILLTFTFTDEEWSELMADADDNPSNLVIKWYNPRTESYEDIETSVDPDSQTVSAWISHFSIYAVFVDSEASATVVPTTPQTTDTPGPVTTAPPQPVVPDEGPRFPGIYMIIGIVVILLLIGVAYYSIKKKEER